In Halovivax gelatinilyticus, the following are encoded in one genomic region:
- a CDS encoding ABC transporter permease — translation MPGSVLTDPAALWSIIQVSLVVSGVAVLISTAISLPIAFAVGFSDFRGKRLVTAAINTGMGFPSVVVGLLVLLALSNQGPFGTFDLVFTVEAMIISQLVLATPVITGVALSAVESVDDRIRDAAYGVGGTRSDVAFATLREARYGVATGVLAGFGRAISEVGSVLIVGGNIAYADGTSKTRTLTTAIQREARRGEYEFAIVLGLVLLVLVFLVNGLVLRLRGR, via the coding sequence ATGCCAGGTTCCGTCCTCACCGACCCCGCCGCGCTCTGGAGTATCATCCAGGTTTCGCTCGTCGTCAGCGGCGTGGCCGTCCTCATCAGTACGGCGATCAGCCTTCCGATCGCGTTCGCCGTCGGCTTTTCCGACTTTCGCGGCAAACGTCTCGTCACGGCGGCGATCAACACGGGGATGGGATTTCCGAGCGTCGTCGTCGGCCTGCTCGTCCTGCTCGCGCTCTCGAACCAGGGGCCGTTCGGCACGTTCGACCTCGTCTTCACCGTCGAGGCGATGATCATCTCACAGCTCGTCCTCGCGACGCCGGTGATCACGGGGGTCGCGCTGTCGGCCGTCGAGAGCGTCGACGACCGCATCCGCGACGCGGCCTACGGCGTGGGCGGAACCCGATCCGACGTCGCGTTCGCCACGCTCAGGGAGGCCAGATACGGCGTCGCGACGGGCGTTCTCGCCGGATTCGGCCGCGCGATCAGCGAGGTCGGATCCGTGCTGATCGTCGGCGGCAACATCGCCTACGCCGACGGAACCTCGAAAACGCGGACGCTGACGACGGCGATCCAGCGCGAAGCCCGGCGCGGCGAGTACGAGTTCGCCATCGTCCTCGGACTCGTGTTGCTCGTGCTCGTCTTCCTGGTGAACGGGCTCGTTTTGCGACTGCGAGGGCGGTGA
- a CDS encoding phosphate ABC transporter ATP-binding protein, with amino-acid sequence MKLELTDVTHGFDGRPVLEAASLSVGHGEVVAIIGPSGAGKSTFLRLGSLFEPPDGGTVTFDGVDPWAQSDRGRLETRRRIGVVFQQASLFGTTVERNVDAGLRMRRDRRRRLADFVRRTGSQTPLVRRFVDTTGTDDRIERALSIVGLTDRRSSPVDSLSGGEAQRVAFARAIAYDPDLLVLDEPTSDLDPRNTAILEHAVDRASESGCSVLLATHDMHQARRVADRIGVLIDGQLIEVGPTARIFDAPADPRTARFVDGDLLYDVGDDDLAPVDTPSES; translated from the coding sequence ATGAAACTAGAACTAACCGACGTCACGCACGGATTCGACGGCCGCCCGGTCCTCGAAGCGGCGTCGCTGTCGGTCGGTCACGGCGAGGTGGTCGCCATCATCGGACCGTCCGGTGCCGGAAAGTCGACGTTTCTCCGGCTAGGGAGTCTCTTCGAGCCGCCGGACGGGGGGACCGTCACCTTCGACGGGGTCGACCCGTGGGCACAATCGGACCGGGGGCGCCTCGAGACCCGTCGGCGGATCGGCGTCGTCTTCCAGCAGGCGAGCCTCTTCGGGACGACCGTCGAGCGAAACGTCGATGCCGGTCTCAGAATGCGCCGCGACCGTCGGAGACGACTCGCCGACTTCGTCCGCCGGACCGGATCGCAGACGCCCCTCGTGCGTCGGTTCGTCGATACGACGGGCACTGACGACCGAATCGAACGGGCCCTCTCGATCGTGGGACTTACAGACCGACGATCCTCCCCCGTCGATTCGCTTTCGGGCGGAGAGGCACAACGGGTTGCGTTCGCCCGGGCGATCGCGTACGACCCCGACCTGCTGGTGCTGGACGAACCGACCTCCGATCTCGACCCGCGCAACACCGCGATCTTAGAGCACGCCGTCGACCGAGCCAGCGAGAGCGGGTGTAGCGTCCTACTCGCGACCCACGACATGCACCAGGCGAGGCGGGTGGCAGATCGGATCGGCGTCCTCATCGACGGCCAACTGATCGAGGTCGGACCGACGGCTCGCATCTTCGACGCACCCGCCGATCCACGAACGGCACGGTTCGTCGACGGCGATCTACTCTACGACGTCGGGGATGACGACCTCGCCCCCGTCGACACGCCGAGCGAGTCGTGA
- a CDS encoding HNH endonuclease has product MNDPGEAVETRVFERDGYRCRNCGESDQDANSLEPYAIDDRATPESLVTTCTSCHALLSGGVPAWRRTVVTDVEGGLFSLLKTVTGTQGTAVGDVAGFATETTAGIDGDARDRYRADRRQIRLALRVVERHLTALETICEESGYPARARQNNGTVDDSGESLPPPELGRLLGPSLATVSELATTLQAHLQQVMSLAETAVVADGHCHVCLEPIEVESTVDGPNASRPCPSCRNPIRPVDEWIDEDGAIALAPLYRAISTELEDASETTSRLTEHSGTLAEALVE; this is encoded by the coding sequence GTGAACGATCCCGGTGAGGCCGTCGAAACGCGTGTGTTCGAGCGCGACGGATACCGCTGTCGCAACTGCGGGGAGTCAGATCAGGACGCGAACTCCCTCGAACCGTACGCGATAGACGACCGGGCGACGCCCGAGTCGCTGGTAACGACGTGCACGTCGTGTCACGCGTTACTTTCGGGTGGCGTTCCGGCGTGGCGACGGACCGTCGTAACCGACGTCGAGGGCGGCCTGTTTTCGCTGCTCAAAACGGTGACGGGGACGCAGGGAACCGCCGTCGGCGACGTCGCCGGTTTCGCGACGGAGACGACTGCGGGAATCGACGGCGACGCACGCGACCGCTACCGAGCAGACAGACGGCAGATTCGGCTCGCACTTCGTGTGGTCGAGCGGCACCTCACAGCCCTCGAAACCATCTGCGAAGAGAGCGGGTATCCTGCGCGAGCGCGCCAAAACAACGGCACCGTCGACGATTCGGGTGAGTCGCTTCCACCCCCGGAACTCGGTCGCCTGCTCGGACCGTCGCTCGCGACGGTCAGTGAGCTCGCCACGACGCTGCAGGCTCACCTCCAGCAGGTGATGTCGCTCGCCGAGACGGCGGTCGTCGCCGACGGGCACTGTCACGTCTGTCTCGAACCGATCGAAGTCGAGTCGACGGTCGACGGACCGAACGCCTCACGACCGTGCCCATCGTGTCGGAACCCGATCCGTCCGGTCGACGAGTGGATCGACGAGGACGGGGCAATCGCGCTGGCACCGCTGTACCGTGCAATCAGCACCGAACTGGAAGACGCCTCGGAAACGACGAGTCGGTTGACAGAGCACAGCGGGACGCTGGCCGAAGCGCTTGTCGAGTAG
- a CDS encoding DUF547 domain-containing protein, which translates to MSAQLDPLSAAADLLYTVKTGGDPTELRDHLANLDQESLAGILADRPHRLAFWLNVFNAYVHLLLEEYDGEIDDGRLARLRFYSRNQIPIAGTTLSLTDVRDGLLRRSKLRWGFGYLPRPFPARFERRFRLESCDPRVHFALDRSGDHAPPVSVYSPTDVDHELDVATEWYLSETVSYDEDRTTVKIPHLFRWYRGDFGGMSGIRDFLATYDVVPAERSFSIEFVEFDSIDVDRYRA; encoded by the coding sequence ATGTCGGCGCAGCTCGATCCACTCTCTGCGGCGGCCGATCTGCTATACACCGTAAAAACCGGGGGCGACCCGACGGAGCTTCGAGATCACCTCGCCAATCTGGACCAGGAGTCACTCGCCGGGATTCTGGCCGACCGGCCACACCGCCTGGCGTTCTGGCTCAACGTCTTCAACGCGTACGTCCACCTCCTGTTAGAGGAGTACGACGGCGAGATAGACGACGGTCGGCTGGCCAGGTTGCGCTTTTACTCCCGGAACCAGATTCCGATCGCCGGAACGACGCTGAGCCTCACCGACGTACGCGACGGACTGCTCCGTCGATCGAAGTTGCGCTGGGGATTTGGCTACCTTCCACGACCGTTTCCGGCGAGATTCGAACGTCGGTTCCGGCTCGAATCGTGCGATCCCCGCGTCCACTTCGCACTCGATCGGAGCGGCGATCACGCCCCGCCGGTCTCGGTCTACTCGCCGACCGACGTCGACCACGAACTCGACGTCGCGACGGAGTGGTACCTCTCCGAAACGGTCAGCTACGACGAGGATCGAACCACCGTCAAAATACCGCACCTGTTTCGCTGGTACCGCGGCGACTTCGGCGGGATGAGCGGTATCAGGGACTTTCTCGCCACGTACGACGTCGTCCCGGCCGAGCGCAGTTTCTCGATCGAGTTCGTCGAGTTCGACTCGATCGACGTCGATCGATACCGCGCCTGA
- a CDS encoding AI-2E family transporter → MKRPGATLLALAGVFAVLSLLLVLPFLQYVLLAVLLAYVLAPLQRRLEGRLSPTIAAGSLVALAVVAFVVPFAIALAVIAEDAVTLAQDVDADTLQLGELESVIADVTGYEVDITEEVSGLGQEAGTFLAEQATTYFAMATHAIIGLGLTLFLLYYLLKDGDSLVSWIREHTPVPSEFQDRLFSEIDDVMRAVLIGHVLIAFVEGLIAGIGLFATGIPNAAFWTVVMMILALIPLVGAFLVWGPAVGYLLLTGEPVLAGALFVYSAIVVGVSDDYLRPLVVDRYAQINPAVIILGVIGGVYAFGVMGLFFGPVVLGALIATVSVLDEYWERQDRRHDDP, encoded by the coding sequence GTGAAACGACCGGGAGCGACGTTGCTCGCCCTCGCGGGTGTGTTCGCCGTACTATCGTTGCTACTCGTGTTGCCGTTTCTCCAGTACGTGTTGCTCGCCGTTCTGCTCGCGTACGTCCTCGCTCCGCTTCAACGGCGCCTCGAAGGTCGTCTCTCTCCGACGATCGCAGCCGGCTCGCTCGTCGCCCTCGCGGTCGTTGCGTTCGTCGTTCCGTTCGCGATCGCGCTCGCCGTGATCGCCGAAGACGCCGTCACGCTCGCACAGGACGTCGACGCTGACACCCTCCAGCTCGGCGAACTCGAATCCGTGATCGCGGACGTAACCGGCTACGAGGTAGATATCACGGAGGAGGTTTCGGGTCTCGGCCAGGAGGCCGGGACGTTTCTGGCAGAGCAGGCGACGACGTACTTCGCGATGGCCACGCACGCGATCATCGGCCTCGGTCTCACCCTCTTTCTACTGTACTACCTCCTCAAGGACGGCGACTCGTTGGTCTCCTGGATTCGAGAACACACGCCGGTTCCGTCGGAGTTTCAGGATCGCCTCTTCTCTGAGATCGACGACGTCATGCGCGCGGTACTCATCGGGCACGTGCTCATCGCCTTCGTCGAGGGGTTGATCGCAGGGATCGGGCTCTTCGCGACCGGCATTCCGAACGCCGCCTTCTGGACGGTGGTCATGATGATCCTCGCGTTGATTCCGCTCGTCGGGGCCTTTCTCGTCTGGGGGCCCGCCGTCGGCTACCTCCTTCTCACGGGGGAGCCGGTCCTCGCCGGGGCGCTCTTCGTCTACAGCGCGATCGTCGTCGGCGTTTCGGACGACTACCTGCGCCCGCTCGTCGTCGATCGGTACGCCCAGATCAATCCGGCCGTCATCATCCTCGGCGTCATCGGTGGCGTCTACGCGTTCGGGGTGATGGGGTTGTTCTTCGGACCGGTCGTGCTCGGGGCGCTGATCGCGACGGTGTCCGTGCTCGACGAGTACTGGGAGCGCCAGGACCGGCGTCACGACGACCCTTGA
- a CDS encoding tRNA (N(6)-L-threonylcarbamoyladenosine(37)-C(2))-methylthiotransferase has product MARYHIETYGCTSNRGESRQIERRLRDAGHRRVEGVDDADVAILNTCTVVEKTERNMLRRAEELANEMADLYVTGCMALAQGESFVDAGIDAEVLHWDEVPEAVTNGECPTTTPDASPVLDGVVGILPIARGCMSDCSYCITKFATGKIESPPIEENVKKARALVHAGAKEIRITGQDTGVYGWDTGERTLHELLERICEIEGEFRVRVGMANPKGVHGIREDLADAFAANEKLYDFLHAPVQSGSDDVLGDMRRQHQVAEFRDVVETFDDRLPYWTLSTDFIVGFPTETDDDHARSMALLEETRPEKINVTRFSKRPGTDAAEMKGLGGTVKKERSSEMSERKRDIVGEAYAAMVGETREDALVVEEGVGDSVKCRDSAYRQLIVQNASEHGLEPGDFVDLEVTAAETMYAFADPI; this is encoded by the coding sequence ATGGCCCGCTATCACATCGAGACGTACGGCTGTACGTCGAACCGCGGAGAGAGCCGCCAGATCGAGCGGCGACTCCGCGACGCGGGCCACCGCCGGGTCGAGGGCGTCGACGACGCGGACGTCGCGATCTTGAACACGTGTACGGTCGTCGAGAAGACCGAACGAAACATGCTCCGTCGCGCCGAGGAACTGGCCAACGAGATGGCCGACCTCTACGTGACCGGCTGCATGGCGCTGGCTCAGGGCGAGTCGTTCGTCGACGCCGGCATCGACGCCGAGGTTCTCCACTGGGACGAGGTACCCGAGGCGGTCACCAACGGCGAGTGCCCGACGACGACGCCCGACGCCTCGCCCGTCTTGGACGGCGTGGTCGGCATTCTCCCCATCGCCCGCGGTTGCATGTCGGACTGCTCGTACTGCATCACGAAGTTCGCGACCGGGAAGATCGAATCGCCGCCGATCGAGGAGAACGTAAAGAAGGCACGCGCCCTCGTTCACGCCGGCGCGAAGGAGATACGAATCACCGGCCAGGACACCGGCGTCTACGGCTGGGACACGGGCGAGCGCACGCTCCACGAACTACTCGAACGCATCTGTGAGATAGAGGGGGAGTTCCGCGTGCGCGTCGGGATGGCCAACCCGAAGGGCGTCCACGGTATCCGCGAGGACCTCGCCGACGCCTTCGCCGCCAACGAGAAGCTCTACGACTTCTTGCACGCACCCGTCCAGTCCGGCTCGGACGACGTCCTCGGCGACATGCGCCGCCAGCACCAGGTCGCGGAGTTCCGGGACGTCGTTGAGACGTTCGACGATCGACTTCCCTACTGGACGCTTTCGACGGACTTCATCGTCGGCTTTCCGACGGAGACCGACGACGATCACGCCCGGTCGATGGCCCTGCTCGAAGAGACGCGACCCGAGAAGATCAACGTCACCCGCTTTTCCAAGCGACCGGGGACCGACGCCGCCGAGATGAAGGGCCTCGGTGGAACGGTCAAGAAGGAGCGCTCTTCGGAGATGAGCGAGCGAAAGCGCGACATCGTCGGCGAGGCCTACGCGGCCATGGTCGGTGAGACCCGCGAGGACGCACTGGTCGTCGAGGAGGGCGTCGGCGATTCGGTGAAGTGTCGCGACTCGGCCTATCGGCAGCTCATCGTCCAGAACGCCAGCGAGCACGGACTGGAACCGGGAGATTTCGTCGACCTCGAGGTGACGGCCGCGGAGACGATGTACGCGTTCGCCGACCCGATCTGA
- a CDS encoding HIT family protein, translated as MDQLYAPWRIEWVTRDRPPEAESTCPFCELPERQDDRETFVVARSPRSFVLLNNYPYSPGHVMVIPRTHTGDFDSLEAETLLDHARLKQRTLAALEDAMDAEGFNVGLNLGTAAGGSIDDHVHTHVVPRWQGDTNFMPVVGDTKVIVEALDESYDQLHGAFAELDDATVVEESRAVEFEW; from the coding sequence ATGGACCAGCTGTATGCACCCTGGCGGATCGAGTGGGTCACCAGAGATCGGCCCCCCGAAGCCGAGTCGACGTGCCCGTTCTGTGAGCTCCCCGAACGCCAGGACGACAGAGAGACGTTCGTCGTCGCGCGTAGCCCTCGAAGTTTCGTTCTGTTGAATAATTATCCGTACAGCCCGGGCCACGTCATGGTCATTCCACGAACGCACACCGGAGATTTCGATTCGCTTGAAGCCGAAACGTTGCTCGACCACGCCCGCTTGAAACAGCGAACGCTCGCGGCGCTCGAGGACGCGATGGACGCAGAAGGCTTCAACGTCGGCTTGAACCTCGGAACCGCAGCCGGTGGATCGATCGACGACCACGTCCACACCCACGTCGTCCCGCGCTGGCAGGGCGACACAAACTTCATGCCCGTCGTCGGGGATACGAAGGTGATCGTCGAAGCACTCGACGAGTCCTACGACCAACTCCACGGGGCGTTCGCCGAACTGGACGACGCCACGGTCGTCGAGGAGTCACGCGCCGTCGAGTTCGAGTGGTGA